A region of Arabidopsis thaliana chromosome 5, partial sequence DNA encodes the following proteins:
- a CDS encoding dentin sialophosphoprotein-like protein (dentin sialophosphoprotein-related; BEST Arabidopsis thaliana protein match is: unknown protein (TAIR:AT5G07940.2); Has 1336 Blast hits to 783 proteins in 174 species: Archae - 4; Bacteria - 291; Metazoa - 248; Fungi - 128; Plants - 141; Viruses - 0; Other Eukaryotes - 524 (source: NCBI BLink).), protein MPGNEFGERTHNFFGQEGLSQDQHQSQVVDGSWSSFSNGLVGNQRQIDPSLTADLKSYRTQQPVDPERGQSSNSQHGLNFTQQPMRSEYSRSVLQEPQQPTNGYMHGNLGLQTMPNEANVLGMDVESSRDKLSERGFTPDLHKIPTRFEMGESPVNYDFFGGQQQSNTQLPGMLQPLPRQQVSFNDMQLLKQQVMVKQMHEYQMQQQLQKQRLEARQLNSLNRNAVNGSCVSDNQSHMINGIPLQNASSNWLQPDLMTGNTNWMHRGISPAVQGSSSGLMITPDHGQANLMAQQFEPSLYGMPVSGTNAPHNAFSSSQMNRLAAQHGSANRTSSVTNQPTSFLNQGDVQDSHMLPRSTYPEKLLFSQTSVPSSNSMPNFESLQEDDSRERNISVQAKFGQMEGSGPSEQSFIKAPENINALQKSTALDPTEEKILFGSDDNLWEAFGNSTDMSLTGNLMSSSSDLFDGCPSLQSGSWSALMQSAVAETSSDDAGVHEWANNSTGPHANFHRGNMAQDLGAKTSNTLSGRVHSDSTRTAVQHLQDRGNSVADNGLLENSMAQRNLMAENIFHSSSSGVDGQNNSCSIRKNEGVEDRLGIWKAASNPNLVALKEQNPSMQRTSYGFGIAGAGNDSRHLDNNSLEKAIPHLNSRDGSQILESYSSNNAGSNEMVNTRDLSTLPGGKETQSGHVGVRPSIPRKFQYHPMGNIDVTDEPCRGKVSRFGQSQSLGQPAMNTLTDKGHVSQNDLNRTNKAFKGMGPENSPSTSASADRSVDRCNQVNSASSRLELLHKVDPSPENSSETNVTGIHEANAFADYGGQFRHNQASASQGFNLQLAPPSQLAPSPDNMQFFRNSLQPLNSFHTGPEKGGTSQSRFAPWGSNQSFHQSTHQGPFPGILGGSNMTSGFPYSRGYHQNQQMAVGTRQSAAINSVNSSSELSTPAVKERDESSDFDQRGHSAEGFRMLSASQPLVASSSPQQNSSSGMMSDPPAGISAPQLRFWNQPLPQSDILRPHPSPGNNMAVSFSRQEKTNQLSSQNGDVSLSGRDIVNMHELQSKDMGAKQTSNVASMFSKMVQSNNQSFGRSLPSNNFPKDSLRHDEQMAGSGEGDAPKMTVKRVENSAIDPQKVAPKGEQQSPSKSDSLVRDGLNHRESVNHMPYFGQNVTQSFSTKNHSASVGADHQQISPQMAPSWYSQYGTFKNGLVQPVNDTGRFTPLKIGEQSSNVGSSVDGTHSVQLSQHFKMQQMSGSTLGAEIPSSESLPHGATEQLLKVNKPKKRKTATSELIPWNKEVMQGHQRLKTLGEAEVDWARATNRFAEKVEFETLLEDSPPIKSKRRLVYTTQLMQQLCSPPPARVISLVASSNYEFVAYTAARGALGDACSSSSTDRSEGFWPPNISNPLSERTKTEKISDQYISKAAEDFISRTRKLETDFARLENGTTIPDLRVEVQDLEKFAVINRFAKFHPPSMDRTLNSVRINPQRYVTVAPMPQNIPDRVQCLSL, encoded by the exons ATGCCTGGAAACGAATTTGGAGAGAGGACCCACAATTTCTTTGGACAGGAGGGCCTATCCCAAGACCAGCATCAGTCTCAGGTTGTTGACGGAAGTTGGTCCAGTTTTAGTAATGGTCTAGTCGGCAACCAGAGGCAGATAGACCCATCCCTTACTGCCGATCTGAAGAGTTATAGAACACAACAACCTG TTGATCCTGAAAGAGGGCAATCTTCAAATTCACAGCATGGTTTAAATTTTACTCAGCAGCCTATGAGGTCGGAGTACTCCAGAAGTGTATTACAAGAACCCCAGCAACCCACAAATGGTTACATGCATGGGAATCTTGGGTTGCAGACGATGCCGAATGAGGCAAATGTTTTGGGAATGGATGTAGAGTCGAGTAGGGATAAGTTGTCAGAGAGAGGATTCACTCCAGATCTTCATAAAATTCCTACGAGGTTTGAAATGGGAGAATCTCCAGTTAATTATGATTTCTTTGGTGGtcaacaacaatcaaacaCACAGCTCCCTGGCATGCTCCAGCCTTTGCCAAGGCAGCAGGTGTCATTCAATGATATGCAACTACTGAAGCAGCAAGTTATGGTTAAGCAAATGCATGAATATCAAAtgcaacaacaacttcaaaagcAACGGCTAGAGGCAAGGCAGCTCAATTCTTTGAATAGAAATGCAGTCAATGGAAGTTGCGTAAGTGATAACCAATCACATATGATTAATGGCATCCCTCTTCAGAATGCGTCTAGTAACTGGTTGCAGCCAGATCTCATGACAGGAAATACAAACTGGATGCATCGCGGCATCTCGCCAGCTGTTCAAGGTTCATCCAGTGGGCTCATGATTACCCCTGACCATGGGCAGGCGAACTTAATGGCTCAACAATTTGAACCTTCCTTGTACGGTATGCCTGTTAGTGGGACAAATGCACCTCACAATGCCTTTTCTTCCAGCCAGATGAACAGATTAGCTGCACAGCATGGTTCTGCAAACAGGACTTCCTCTGTCACTAATCAACCTACTTCATTTCTGAATCAAGGCGATGTACAGGATAGTCATATGCTCCCTAGATCCACATACCCGGAGAAATTATTGTTCTCCCAGACATCAGTTCCAAGTTCAAATAGTATGCccaattttgaaagtttacaGGAAGATGATTCCCGTGAAAGGAACATTTCAGTCCAGGCGAAATTTGGTCAGATGGAGGGTTCTGGTCCATCAGAACAATCATTTATTAAAGCGCCTGAAAATATAAATGCATTGCAGAAGTCAACAGCATTAGATCCAACAGAggaaaagattttgtttggttcgGATGACAATTTGTGGGAGGCATTTGGAAACAGCACTGATATGAGCTTGACAGGAAACCTTATGTCCAGTAGTTCTGACCTTTTTGATGGATGCCCCTCTTTGCAAAGTGGGAGTTGGAGTGCTCTTATGCAATCTGCTGTAGCAGAAACATCCAGTGATGACGCAGGCGTACATGAATGGGCTAATAACAGTACTGGCCCACATGCAAATTTTCATCGTGGTAATATGGCCCAGGATTTGGGTGCAAAGACTTCAAATACACTAAGCGGGAGAGTCCACAGTGATTCTACTCGGACAGCTGTTCAACATTTGCAAGACAGAGGAAATAGTGTTGCAGATAATGGCCTGCTGGAAAATTCAATGGCTCAACGCAATCTAATGGCTGAAAATATTTTCCATTCTTCAAGTTCTGGTGTCGATGGGCAGAACAATTCGTGTTCTATTAGAAAGAATGAGGGTGTTGAGGATAGACTTGGTATCTGGAAGGCTGCGTCAAATCCAAATTTAGTTGCTCTGAAGGAACAAAATCCTTCAATGCAAAGGACAAGCTATGGATTTGGCATTGCTGGTGCAGGAAACGATTCTAGGCATTTGGATAATAACTCTTTGGAGAAGGCTATCCCTCATCTGAATTCTAGAGACGGCAGTCAGATTCTTGAGTCATATTCGAGTAATAATGCTGGATCAAATGAAATGGTAAATACCCGTGATTTGTCTACGTTACCTGGTGGGAAAGAAACACAATCTGGTCATGTTGGTGTTAGGCCGTCAATACCTCGCAAATTTCAGTATCACCCCATGGGTAATATTGATGTCACTGATGAACCTTGTCGAGGAAAAGTTTCTCGTTTTGGGCAGTCACAGTCTCTAGGTCAGCCTGCTATGAACACTCTAACTGACAAG GGACATGTTTCACAAAATGACTTAAATCGCACAAATAAGGCTTTTAAAGGCATGGGTCCAGAAAATTCACCGAGTACTTCTGCGTCAGCCGACAGGAGTGTTGATAGGTGTAATCAAGTGAATAGTGCTTCGTCAAG GCTTGAGCTTCTTCACAAGGTGGACCCGTCGCCGGAAAATTCCTCGGAAACAAATGTTACTGGGATCCATGAAGCAAATGCCTTTGCAGACTATGGTGGTCAATTCCGGCATAATCAGGCATCTGCTTCGCAGGGGTTTAATCTACAGTTGGCACCTCCATCTCAACTAGCTCCCTCACCTGATAACATGCAGTTTTTTCGGAATTCTTTGCAGCCATTGAATTCATTTCATACTGGCCCTGAAAAAGGAGGAACAAGTCAGTCCAGGTTTGCTCCGTGGGGATCTAATCAATCTTTTCATCAATCCACTCATCAAGGACCATTTCCTGGAATCCTAGGGGGATCCAACATGACTTCTGGTTTCCCTTATTCCAGAGGGTATCACCAAAATCAACAGATGGCTGTTGGTACCCGACAATCAGCTGCTATTAATTCAGTCAATTCATCTTCTGAGTTGTCTACCCCTGcagtgaaagaaagagatgaaagtAGTGACTTTGATCAACGTGGACATTCAGCTGAAGGATTTCGTATGCTGTCTGCTTCTCAGCCTCTGGTGGCATCCAGCTCGCCTCAGCAGAATTCCTCTTCTGGTATGATGTCTGACCCACCAGCCGGTATTTCAGCACCACAACTTCGGTTTTGGAACCAGCCCTTGCCTCAGTCAGATATTTTACGGCCGCATCCATCGCCCGGCAACAACATGGCAGTTAGCTTCTCAAGGCAGGAGAAGACAAATCAATTATCCTCCCAAAATGGAGACGTGTCATTAAGTGGGAGGGACATAGTGAATATGCATGAGTTACAGAGTAAAGATATGGGTGCAAAACAAACATCTAATGTTGCTTCAATGTTCTCCAAAATGGTGCAGAGCAATAATCAATCCTTTGGTCGCTCTCTTCCTTCAAACAACTTTCCAAAGGATAGCTTACGTCATGATGAACAAATGGCTGGAAGTGGGGAGGGCGATGCACCCAAGATGACTGTGAAGAGAGTTGAGAATAGTGCTATTGATCCTCAAAAGGTAGCTCCCAAAGGGGAGCAACAGTCACCTTCAAAATCTGATAGTttagttagagatggattgaATCACAGGGAATCAGTGAACCACATGCCGTATTTTGGCCAAAATGTAACTCAGAGTTTCTCGACTAAGAATCATTCAGCCTCGGTTGGAGCAGATCATCAACAAATCAGTCCTCAGATGGCCCCATCCTGGTATAGTCAATATGGGACTTTTAAGAATGGACTGGTGCAACCCGTGAATGATACTGGGAGATTCACCCCCTTAAAGATAGGAGAACAATCGTCTAATGTTGGAAGTTCAGTTGATGGCACACACTCTGTTCAATTGTCACAGCACTTTAAAATGCAGCAAATGTCAGGCTCCACACTAGGAGCAGAGATTCCCTCATCTGAGTCATTGCCTCATGGTGCAACCGAACAACTTCTGAAGGTTAATAAACCAAAGAAGCGCAAAACCGCCACATCAGAACTTATACCTTGGAATAAAGAAGTCATGCAGGGGCACCAGAGGCTTAAGACTCTCGG TGAGGCCGAAGTTGATTGGGCCAGAGCAACCAATCGATTTGCTGAAAAA GTGGAATTTGAGACTTTACTTGAGGATAGCCCACCAATTAAATCAAAGAGAAGGCTTGTATATACAACACAACTCATGCAACAACTATGTAGCCCGCCTCCGGCTAGGGTGATATCTTTGGTTGCTAGCTCAAATTATGAGTTTGTTGCATATACTGCCGCAAGAGGTGCACTAGGAGATGCATGTAGCTCCAGTAGTACCGACAGGAGTGAGGGCTTTTGGCCCCCCAACATTTCAAACCC GTTGTCTGAGAGaacgaaaactgaaaaaatcaGTGACCAATACATCTCCAAAGCAGCTGAAGATTTCATTAGTAGAACACGGAAACTAGAGACTGACTTTGCAAG GCTAGAAAATGGAACTA
- the TT7 gene encoding Cytochrome P450 superfamily protein (TRANSPARENT TESTA 7 (TT7); CONTAINS InterPro DOMAIN/s: Cytochrome P450 (InterPro:IPR001128), Cytochrome P450, E-class, group I (InterPro:IPR002401), Cytochrome P450, conserved site (InterPro:IPR017972); BEST Arabidopsis thaliana protein match is: cytochrome P450, family 706, subfamily A, polypeptide 6 (TAIR:AT4G12320.1); Has 35179 Blast hits to 34934 proteins in 1774 species: Archae - 51; Bacteria - 4733; Metazoa - 12156; Fungi - 7299; Plants - 9637; Viruses - 3; Other Eukaryotes - 1300 (source: NCBI BLink).), whose translation MATLFLTILLATVLFLILRIFSHRRNRSHNNRLPPGPNPWPIIGNLPHMGTKPHRTLSAMVTTYGPILHLRLGFVDVVVAASKSVAEQFLKIHDANFASRPPNSGAKHMAYNYQDLVFAPYGHRWRLLRKISSVHLFSAKALEDFKHVRQEEVGTLTRELVRVGTKPVNLGQLVNMCVVNALGREMIGRRLFGADADHKADEFRSMVTEMMALAGVFNIGDFVPSLDWLDLQGVAGKMKRLHKRFDAFLSSILKEHEMNGQDQKHTDMLSTLISLKGTDLDGDGGSLTDTEIKALLLNMFTAGTDTSASTVDWAIAELIRHPDIMVKAQEELDIVVGRDRPVNESDIAQLPYLQAVIKENFRLHPPTPLSLPHIASESCEINGYHIPKGSTLLTNIWAIARDPDQWSDPLAFKPERFLPGGEKSGVDVKGSDFELIPFGAGRRICAGLSLGLRTIQFLTATLVQGFDWELAGGVTPEKLNMEESYGLTLQRAVPLVVHPKPRLAPNVYGLGSG comes from the exons ATGGCAACTCTATTTCTCACAATCCTCCTAGCCACTGtcctcttcctcatcctccGTATCTTCTCTCACCGTCGCAACCGCAGCCACAACAACCGTCTTCCACCGGGGCCAAACCCATGGCCCATCATCGGAAACCTCCCTCACATGGGCACTAAGCCTCATCGAACCCTTTCCGCCATGGTTACTACTTACGGCCCTATCCTCCACCTCCGACTAGGGTTCGTAGACGTCGTGGTCGCCGCTTCTAAATCCGTGGCCGAGCAGTTCTTGAAAATACACGACGCCAATTTCGCTAGCCGACCACCAAACTCAGGAGCTAAACACATGGCATATAACTATCAAGATCTTGTCTTTGCACCTTACGGACACCGATGGAGACTGTTGAGAAAGATTAGTTCTGTTCATCTATTTTCAGCTAAAGCTCTCGAAGATTTCAAACATGTTCGACAG gAAGAGGTTGGAACGCTAACGCGGGAGCTAGTGCGTGTTGGCACGAAACCCGTGAATTTAGGCCAGTTGGTGAACATGTGTGTAGTCAACGCTCTAGGACGAGAGATGATCGGACGGCGATTGTTCGGCGCCGACGCCGATCATAAAGCTGACGAGTTTCGATCAATGGTGACGGAAATGATGGCTCTCGCCGGAGTATTCAACATCGGAGACTTCGTGCCGTCACTTGATTGGTTAGATTTACAAGGCGTCGCTGGTAAAATGAAACGGCTTCACAAGAGATTCGACGCTTTTCTATCGTCGATTTTGAAAGAGCACGAAATGAACGGTCAAGATCAAAAGCATACAGATATGCTTAGCACTTTAATCTCCCTTAAAGGAACTGATCTTGACGGTGACGGAGGAAGCTTAACGGATACTGAGATTAAAGCCTTGCTATTG AACATGTTCACAGCTGGAACTGACACGTCAGCAAGTACGGTGGACTGGGCTATAGCTGAACTTATCCGTCACCCGGATATAATGGTTAAAGCCCAAGAAGAACTTGATATTGTTGTGGGCCGTGACAGGCCTGTTAATGAATCAGACATCGCTCAGCTTCCTTACCTTCAG GCGGTTATCAAAGAGAATTTCAGGCTTCATCCACCAACACCACTCTCGTTACCACACATCGCGTCAGAGAGCTGTGAGATCAACGGCTACCATATCCCGAAAGGATCGACTCTATTGACGAACATATGGGCCATAGCCCGTGACCCGGATCAATGGTCCGACCCGTTAGCATTTAAACCCGAGAGATTCTTACCCGGTGGTGAAAAATCCGGCGTTGATGTGAAAGGAAGCGATTTCGAGCTAATACCGTTCGGAGCTGGGAGGAGAATCTGTGCCGGTTTAAGTTTAGGGTTACGTACGATTCAGTTTCTTACGGCGACGTTGGTTCAAGGATTTGATTGGGAATTAGCTGGAGGAGTTACGCCGGAGAAGCTGAATATGGAGGAGAGTTATGGGCTTACACTGCAAAGAGCGGTTCCTTTGGTGGTACATCCTAAGCCAAGGTTGGCTCCGAACGTTTATGGACTCGGGTCGGGTTAA
- the E13L3 gene encoding glucan endo-1,3-beta-glucosidase-like protein 3 (''glucan endo-1,3-beta-glucosidase-like protein 3'' (E13L3); FUNCTIONS IN: callose binding, polysaccharide binding; INVOLVED IN: biological_process unknown; LOCATED IN: plasmodesma, anchored to plasma membrane, anchored to membrane; EXPRESSED IN: 23 plant structures; EXPRESSED DURING: 13 growth stages; CONTAINS InterPro DOMAIN/s: X8 (InterPro:IPR012946); BEST Arabidopsis thaliana protein match is: plasmodesmata callose-binding protein 1 (TAIR:AT5G61130.1); Has 1582 Blast hits to 1532 proteins in 101 species: Archae - 0; Bacteria - 6; Metazoa - 10; Fungi - 147; Plants - 1404; Viruses - 0; Other Eukaryotes - 15 (source: NCBI BLink).), protein MAPLVLYLLTLLMAGHTSASWCVCKTGLSDSVLQKTLDYACGNGADCNPTHPKGSCFNPDNVRAHCNYAVNSFFQKKGQASESCNFTGTATLTTTDPSYTGCAFPSSASGSSGSGSTTVTPGKNSPKGSNSITTFPGGNSPYSGTPSTGLLGGNITDATGTGLNPDYSTESSGFALYYSNNLLLTGFCSLVMML, encoded by the exons ATGGCTCCTCTGGTTCTCTACCTTCTCACTCTCCTCATGGCTGGCCATACCA GTGCCTCATGGTGTGTGTGCAAAACAGGGCTGAGTGACTCAGTGCTACAAAAGACATTAGACTATGCTTGTGGAAATGGAGCTGACTGTAACCCAACTCACCCAAAAGGCTCTTGCTTCAATCCTGACAATGTTAGGGCTCATTGCAACTATGCAGTCAATAGCTTCTTCCAAAAGAAAGGTCAAGCTTCTGAGTCTTGTAACTTCACTGGTACTGCCACTCTTACCACCACCGATCCCA GCTATACAGGATGTGCATTCCCTTCTAGTGCTAG TGGTTCTAGTGGAAGCGGTAGCACCACCGTGACGCCAGGCAAAAACAGTCCAAAAGGAAGCAACAGCATCACCACATTTCCCGGCGGAAACAGTCCATACTCTGGCACACCATCCACCGGCTTATTAGGAGGCAATATCACTGATGCTACTGGAACCGGGTTGAACCCGGATTACTCAACCGAAAGCAGTGGATTTGCGCTCTATTACTCCAACAACCTTCTGTTAACCGGCTTTTGTTCTCTCGTGATGATGCTCTGa
- the E13L3 gene encoding glucan endo-1,3-beta-glucosidase-like protein 3 — MQLLLMICKHLNLSKQDLQILLASLTILFPFFSSLVGASWCVCKTGLSDSVLQKTLDYACGNGADCNPTHPKGSCFNPDNVRAHCNYAVNSFFQKKGQASESCNFTGTATLTTTDPSYTGCAFPSSASGSSGSGSTTVTPGKNSPKGSNSITTFPGGNSPYSGTPSTGLLGGNITDATGTGLNPDYSTESSGFALYYSNNLLLTGFCSLVMML, encoded by the exons ATGCAACTCTTGTTGATGATTTGCAAACATCTTAACCTCTCGAAACAAGATTTACAAATCTTACTGGCTTCACTTACAATTTTGttcccatttttttcttctttggtagGTGCCTCATGGTGTGTGTGCAAAACAGGGCTGAGTGACTCAGTGCTACAAAAGACATTAGACTATGCTTGTGGAAATGGAGCTGACTGTAACCCAACTCACCCAAAAGGCTCTTGCTTCAATCCTGACAATGTTAGGGCTCATTGCAACTATGCAGTCAATAGCTTCTTCCAAAAGAAAGGTCAAGCTTCTGAGTCTTGTAACTTCACTGGTACTGCCACTCTTACCACCACCGATCCCA GCTATACAGGATGTGCATTCCCTTCTAGTGCTAG TGGTTCTAGTGGAAGCGGTAGCACCACCGTGACGCCAGGCAAAAACAGTCCAAAAGGAAGCAACAGCATCACCACATTTCCCGGCGGAAACAGTCCATACTCTGGCACACCATCCACCGGCTTATTAGGAGGCAATATCACTGATGCTACTGGAACCGGGTTGAACCCGGATTACTCAACCGAAAGCAGTGGATTTGCGCTCTATTACTCCAACAACCTTCTGTTAACCGGCTTTTGTTCTCTCGTGATGATGCTCTGa
- a CDS encoding flavonoid protein produces the protein MENPTGPCQVCGDIGYKDLIMTCFNCREVREHIYCAAVLLRSVPGIWLCQECRTSTRVLQISHHVNNSTNSGKKETSMPVQNGGLRLHQPPHVPMLLAQSSTNKASLVPNDTSPIKKHRPPFLAFPSPKRKRRTLRLAEGHTEETKRQSSHP, from the exons ATGGAGAATCCAACC GGACCTTGTCAGGTATGTGGGGATATCGGCTATAAGGATTTGATAATGACTTGTTTCAACTGCAGAGAAGTTAGAGAACATAT TTATTGCGCAGCAGTCTTGTTACGATCTGTACCCGGTATATGGTTATGTCAAGAGTGCAGAACCTCGACTCGCGTGTTACAGATATCGCATCATGTGAACAACTCAACTAATAGCGGTAAGAAAGAAACTTCTATGCCGGTTCAAAATGGTGGCTTGAGACTTCATCAGCCTCCTCATGTACCCATGTTGCTAGCACAATCATCTACTAATAAAG CTTCTTTGGTGCCCAATGATACATCTCCAATCAAGAAACACCGACCACCTTTTTTGGCTTTTCCTTctccaaaaagaaaacgtaGGACGCTTCGGCTTGCAG AAGGACATACCGAAGAAACTAAACGTCAAAGCTCACATCCTTAA
- a CDS encoding uncharacterized protein (unknown protein; BEST Arabidopsis thaliana protein match is: unknown protein (TAIR:AT5G61040.1); Has 5732 Blast hits to 4319 proteins in 440 species: Archae - 66; Bacteria - 397; Metazoa - 2437; Fungi - 292; Plants - 238; Viruses - 35; Other Eukaryotes - 2267 (source: NCBI BLink).), protein MDLWLIAATAATGYITKHLRNVSKGKSSSEDLTNVKLESPRCLASNVVRVKKPKEENFEDCLNGETLDLYECGNAYGVEVASNNEEDLGYDDEIRSGSFGNRAFLRRNQCPIKPFSLEKSIMSRLHREKISMEEYMRSPFPSPCGSVSRPLLVTDGTNVISKNTGDSVSQQVSECGIPQLRKLKSSLLYAKRGVGDAKSVSRRSDNGTGSNDPVLVLCVGISIGIMSSFVANQTELNKVRAESKQTENLGKELEDDIHDGEKQCDEKTAENSESISKIEAELEAELERLEINMISSNIETKLSDVFELEPDFEVEFAQGELRDDQVERQRFDETVSNQERSSNSTPESGNYIVSPRELSLRLLGVINSCYEKRIKELENALQESQRKVEQLVIESEEKKKPLSRIWETHEEMKYKRGSNPPVSVAHIEKKHNPAEIQPLVMTLEGEALDAFNESYEELMDINDYSEEDDLQCVMQENERQEELSLTSKSSPWSHKDYIKDSSRTSEDVNLSMLQDLLGLSDEEEEEEDEMEKHLIKQIVEKTKQGSSAVLNAQKMLFLMEEIQPNL, encoded by the exons atggatCTATGGTTAATCGCAGCTACTGCTGCTACAGGATATATAACCAAGCATTTGCGAAATGTATCCAAAGGTAAATCTTCTTCTGAAGATTTGACTAATGTGAAGCTAGAGTCACCGAGATGCTTGGCTAGTAATGTAGTAAGAgttaaaaaaccaaaagaagaaaactttgaGGATTGCTTAAATGGGGAAACTCTTGATCTATATGAATGTGGCAATGCATATGGAGTGGAAGTAGCTTCGAATAATGAGGAGGATTTGggatatgatgatgagattcGTTCAGGTTCTTTTGGGAACAGAGCGTTTCTTAGGAGAAATCAGTGTCCTATCAAGCCTTTTTCTTTGGAGAAAAGCATTATGTCTCGGTTACATAGAGAGAAAATATCCATGGAGGAATATATGCGTAGTCCGTTTCCATCACCTTGTGGTTCAGTTTCGAGGCCCTTGCTTGTTACTGATGGTACAAATGTAATTAGCAAGAATACTGGAGATTCTGTTAGCCAGCAAGTTTCGGAATGCGGGATTCCTCAGCTTAGGAAGTTGAAATCTTCACTTCTTTACGCTAAAAGGGGAGTTGGAGATGCGAAGAGCGTGAGTAGAAGATCTGATAATGGGACTG GATCAAATGATCCAGTGTTAGTGCTATGCGTTGGGATTTCAATTGGGATAATGTCATCATTTGTAGCTAACCAAACCGAACTAAACAAAGTCAGAGCAGAGTCAAAGCAGACAGAGAATTTGGGAAAAGAGTTAGAAGATGACATACACGATGGTGAAAAACAGTGTGATGAAAAGACAGCAGAGAATTCAGAATCTATAAGTAAAATTGAAGCAGAACTTGAAGCTGAACTTGAAAGGCTGGAGATCAACATGATTTCCTCCAACATTGAGACAAAACTCTCAGATGTCTTTGAG CTGGAGCCAGATTTCGAAGTAGAATTTGCGCAGGGTGAGCTGAGAGATGATCAGGTTGAAAGACAGCGTTTTGATGAAACCGTGTCCAACCAGGAACGGAGTAGCAATTCCACACCTGAATCAGGAAACTACATAGTCTCACCTCGTGAGTTAAGCTTGCGTCTGCTTGGAGTTATCAATTCATGCTATGAAAAACGGATAAAAGAACTTGAGAATGCCTTACAAGAGAGTCAGAGGAAAGTGGAGCAGCTGGTCATAGAAtcagaggaaaagaagaaaccattgtCAAGGATTTGGGAAACCCATGAAGAGATGAAATATAAGAGGGGCTCAAATCCTCCAGTTTCTGTAGCTCATATAGAGAAGAAACATAATCCTGCAGAGATCCAACCTCTGGTTATGACTTTAGAAGGGGAAGCACTTGACGCATTCAATGAATCTTACGAGGAACTGATGGATATTAACGACTATTCAGAAGAAGACGATTTACAATGTGTGATGCAGGAGAATGAGCGGCAAGAAGAATTGTCTTTGACGAGCAAAAGCTCACCTTGGAGCCATAAAGATTACATAAAGGATTCTTCAAGAACTTCAGAGGATGTGAATTTGTCCATGCTGCAAGATCTACTTGGTCTGagcgacgaagaagaagaagaagaagatgagatggAGAAGCATCTGATAAAGCAGATTGttgagaaaacaaagcaagGGTCTTCTGCTGTGTTAAATGCCCAGAAAATGCTATTCCTCATGGAAGAAATACAACCAAATCTATAA